Proteins encoded within one genomic window of Paenarthrobacter sp. JL.01a:
- a CDS encoding cytochrome P450: MRPVLRLPGLGVLVSEAGLVREVLMNQELFVKNGPSGSGALWTPVVGPKALLNMDGEEHRLLRRRLAEIFTPRSVAGIVEPAALALEARVRGGLDTPGRVDLVDCVKELAGGVISRLLGIPADAPGRLADRELFDLGSSISSLVRLGRPSLTAGQVAKGKAAVEVLAGPVRVAYREGDPGTFPGRLHGLGMSEDEAMGIISAFVMVGTETLVSFVPRLVALIADCGQLGELSRDRSAVPAAVNESLRFTVPSPMMLRDTIGDGMIGDTKVAAGDRILLSTIHAAKSIGDFDPSRPTPQEARQLWFGAGPHFCIGMPLAMAEINSTLELLLDLYGQRPWRIAARQVSRGVLIPGYRRLELAHA, encoded by the coding sequence ATGCGTCCCGTGCTGAGGCTTCCAGGGTTGGGAGTGCTGGTCAGCGAGGCCGGGCTGGTCCGCGAAGTGTTGATGAACCAGGAACTCTTCGTGAAGAACGGCCCCTCGGGTTCGGGAGCGCTGTGGACTCCCGTGGTGGGCCCGAAAGCGCTGCTCAACATGGACGGCGAGGAGCACAGGCTCCTGCGCCGTCGTCTGGCAGAGATCTTCACTCCCCGTTCCGTTGCGGGCATTGTGGAACCGGCGGCCCTTGCGTTGGAGGCACGCGTCCGCGGCGGATTGGACACACCGGGCCGGGTGGATCTGGTGGACTGCGTGAAGGAACTGGCCGGTGGTGTCATCTCCCGTTTGCTGGGGATCCCTGCGGATGCCCCGGGCAGGCTGGCCGACAGGGAGCTCTTCGACCTCGGTTCCTCCATCTCCTCCCTTGTCCGCCTGGGCCGGCCGTCGCTTACGGCGGGCCAGGTGGCCAAGGGAAAGGCCGCCGTCGAGGTTTTGGCCGGTCCTGTGCGGGTGGCCTACAGGGAAGGCGACCCGGGAACCTTCCCCGGCAGGCTGCATGGACTTGGTATGTCGGAGGATGAGGCGATGGGCATCATCAGCGCGTTCGTGATGGTTGGCACCGAGACGTTGGTGTCGTTCGTGCCGAGATTGGTGGCGCTGATAGCCGATTGTGGACAGCTCGGCGAACTGTCCCGGGACCGCTCCGCCGTTCCCGCAGCGGTCAACGAGTCGCTGCGCTTCACGGTTCCCTCGCCCATGATGCTCCGGGACACTATTGGCGACGGGATGATTGGCGACACAAAGGTGGCCGCAGGAGACCGGATCCTGCTCTCCACGATCCATGCCGCCAAAAGCATTGGGGACTTCGATCCCTCCCGGCCGACTCCCCAGGAGGCACGCCAGCTGTGGTTTGGTGCCGGTCCGCATTTCTGCATCGGAATGCCGCTCGCCATGGCCGAGATCAATTCGACCCTGGAGCTGCTGCTTGATCTGTACGGTCAGCGGCCGTGGAGGATTGCTGCGCGCCAGGTGAGCAGGGGAGTGCTGATACCTGGTTACCGGAGGTTGGAGTTGGCCCATGCCTGA
- a CDS encoding ABC transporter substrate-binding protein: MSTTLDRRHFLGLAGLGAGAAALAACGGPSTAGTADAVDTGTIDFSGVKPAASIDFWTNHPGKSQDVEKAIIDKFHAKFPDIKVNLVTAGANYEEIAQKFQTSQAAKTGLPALVVLSDVWWFRYFSNGSIIPLDSLVKQLDIKIDDFQKSLVDDYKYDDKQWALPYGRSTPLFYYNKDHFKAAGLPDRAPATWQEFAEWAPKLKATSGAQYAYIYPALAGYAGWTLQNNLWGWGGGWSKGWDITCDSKESVAALQWAQDSIYKDGWAGVSSKEAADDFAAGITSSTISSTGSLLGVLKAAKFNVGVGFLPGGPEAPSGVCPTGGAGLGIPSGITKEEQLAAATFLKFMTEPENTAAFSAATGYMPTRVSADMSAVLAATPQIKTAMDQLAATKVQDNARVFLPGADQEMAKSAAKILTQQGDVQATMNELKKTLEGIYTKDVKPKLKS, translated from the coding sequence ATGAGCACCACCCTTGACCGCCGCCATTTCCTGGGTCTGGCGGGCCTCGGAGCCGGAGCTGCGGCCCTCGCCGCTTGCGGCGGACCGTCGACGGCGGGTACGGCAGACGCCGTCGACACCGGAACCATCGACTTCAGCGGCGTAAAGCCGGCAGCCTCCATCGACTTCTGGACCAACCACCCCGGCAAGTCGCAGGACGTGGAGAAGGCCATTATCGATAAGTTCCACGCCAAGTTCCCGGACATCAAGGTCAACCTGGTCACCGCCGGGGCCAACTACGAGGAAATCGCCCAGAAGTTCCAGACTTCCCAGGCGGCCAAGACCGGCTTGCCGGCCCTGGTGGTCCTTTCCGACGTCTGGTGGTTCCGCTACTTCTCCAACGGCAGCATCATCCCCCTCGATAGCCTGGTCAAGCAGCTCGACATCAAGATCGACGACTTCCAGAAATCACTGGTGGACGACTACAAGTACGACGACAAGCAGTGGGCACTGCCGTACGGCCGTTCCACCCCGTTGTTCTACTACAACAAGGATCACTTCAAGGCAGCGGGCCTCCCCGACCGCGCACCGGCCACGTGGCAGGAGTTCGCGGAGTGGGCCCCGAAGCTCAAGGCCACCTCAGGGGCCCAGTACGCCTACATCTACCCTGCCCTCGCCGGCTACGCCGGGTGGACGCTGCAAAACAACCTGTGGGGCTGGGGCGGCGGCTGGTCCAAGGGCTGGGACATTACCTGCGACTCCAAGGAATCGGTGGCAGCGCTTCAATGGGCCCAGGACTCCATCTACAAGGATGGCTGGGCAGGTGTTTCCTCCAAGGAAGCAGCTGACGACTTCGCCGCCGGCATCACGTCCTCCACCATTTCCTCGACCGGCTCACTCCTGGGCGTCCTGAAGGCAGCGAAGTTCAATGTCGGCGTCGGATTCCTGCCCGGCGGTCCCGAGGCCCCCAGCGGCGTCTGCCCCACCGGCGGTGCCGGTCTGGGCATCCCCAGCGGCATCACCAAGGAAGAGCAGCTGGCCGCTGCGACATTCCTCAAGTTCATGACCGAGCCGGAGAACACTGCTGCATTCTCCGCCGCTACCGGCTATATGCCCACCCGGGTCTCGGCTGACATGTCCGCTGTCCTCGCGGCGACGCCGCAGATCAAGACAGCCATGGACCAGCTCGCAGCCACCAAGGTCCAGGACAACGCACGCGTGTTCCTACCGGGCGCGGACCAGGAAATGGCCAAGTCGGCAGCCAAAATCCTCACCCAGCAGGGCGACGTACAGGCCACCATGAATGAGCTGAAGAAGACGCTTGAAGGCATCTACACCAAGGACGTCAAGCCGAAGCTGAAGTCCTGA
- a CDS encoding carbohydrate ABC transporter permease has product MSAPAPVLVREETEQAAPPERPLSRSNLLQTVATGYVPLIIATLVVFLPLLWMLLSSFKQPGEIVTMDLKILPETLNLQNYVTAMTTVPFAQFFANSLIVTVVGSSIKVVLAILTAYALVFVRFPFKNVIFMLILVALMVPAQVSILPNYILIAGMGGKNTLWGIILPGLGTAFGTFLLRQHFLTLPPSILEAAEIDGAGHWRRLWQIIVPVSVPSIATVALVTVVSEWNDYIWPLIITDRPETMTLPVGLTLLQNSEGNGAGWGILMAGAVLVIVPILLVFAALQRYIVAGLTQGSVTG; this is encoded by the coding sequence ATGAGCGCCCCGGCACCGGTCCTGGTTCGTGAAGAAACCGAACAAGCCGCTCCTCCCGAACGTCCCCTGTCCAGGTCCAATCTCCTCCAGACAGTGGCAACGGGGTATGTCCCGCTGATCATCGCCACCCTGGTGGTGTTCCTGCCCTTGTTGTGGATGCTCCTGAGCTCCTTCAAGCAGCCCGGCGAGATCGTCACCATGGATCTGAAGATCCTCCCGGAGACGCTGAACCTGCAGAACTACGTGACAGCCATGACCACGGTCCCGTTCGCACAGTTCTTCGCCAACAGCCTGATCGTCACCGTGGTGGGATCGTCCATCAAGGTGGTCCTGGCAATCCTCACCGCCTACGCCCTGGTATTCGTGCGTTTTCCGTTCAAGAACGTCATCTTCATGTTGATCCTGGTGGCCCTCATGGTCCCGGCGCAGGTCTCGATCCTGCCCAATTACATCCTGATCGCCGGTATGGGCGGCAAGAACACCCTGTGGGGCATCATCCTGCCGGGGCTTGGCACCGCGTTCGGAACCTTCCTCCTGCGCCAGCACTTCCTGACCTTGCCGCCGTCGATCCTTGAGGCCGCGGAGATTGATGGGGCAGGCCATTGGCGCAGGCTGTGGCAGATCATCGTCCCTGTGTCCGTACCGTCCATCGCCACGGTGGCACTGGTGACCGTGGTCAGTGAATGGAACGACTACATCTGGCCCCTGATCATCACCGACCGGCCCGAAACAATGACGCTGCCCGTTGGCCTGACCTTGCTCCAGAACTCCGAAGGCAACGGCGCGGGCTGGGGAATCCTCATGGCCGGAGCGGTACTGGTGATCGTCCCCATCCTGCTGGTATTCGCCGCACTCCAGCGCTACATCGTTGCCGGGCTGACCCAAGGCAGTGTCACCGGTTGA
- a CDS encoding P1 family peptidase codes for MKSITDVEGIRIGHVQKNDDGWLSGVTVVLPPVGTVGSVDVRGGGPGTHETDALDPTTLVSTVDAVVLTGGSAFGLVSAHGAQRWCEEQGRGFAVPGTVVPIVPAAAIFDLGRGGDAHARPDQEMGYQAAAAAFASGDHAAVERGNVGAGTGAVVARGQYKGGVGTSSIELEGGVVVGAIAVVNALGSPVGLAPRSARLSEERPSVQRAAGPAALNTTLVVIATNAVLDVAECKRTASSGHAGLARALDPSHTLADGDTVFALATGAVALDRSSEQARQVSLITLQSAAAEAVRLAILDGVEAAESITTAVGSFPAFRPAGE; via the coding sequence ATGAAGTCGATCACCGATGTTGAGGGCATCCGGATTGGGCATGTGCAGAAGAACGACGACGGGTGGCTCAGTGGCGTGACCGTCGTCCTTCCGCCTGTGGGAACCGTTGGATCGGTTGACGTGCGCGGCGGAGGCCCGGGAACGCATGAGACGGACGCCCTCGACCCCACCACCCTGGTCTCGACGGTGGACGCGGTGGTGCTGACCGGCGGGAGTGCCTTCGGTCTGGTGTCGGCCCATGGCGCCCAACGATGGTGCGAAGAACAAGGGCGGGGATTCGCCGTCCCCGGCACCGTGGTTCCGATTGTTCCGGCCGCTGCCATCTTCGACCTCGGCCGCGGTGGCGACGCGCACGCCCGACCCGACCAGGAGATGGGTTACCAGGCAGCTGCCGCGGCCTTCGCCTCAGGTGACCATGCCGCCGTCGAACGCGGAAACGTTGGTGCCGGTACCGGTGCCGTCGTTGCCCGCGGACAGTACAAGGGTGGTGTCGGAACGTCGTCAATCGAACTCGAGGGTGGCGTCGTCGTTGGAGCCATCGCCGTGGTCAACGCGTTGGGTTCGCCGGTGGGACTGGCGCCCCGCAGCGCGCGTCTAAGCGAGGAACGACCGAGCGTGCAGAGGGCGGCAGGTCCAGCGGCACTGAACACGACGCTCGTGGTGATCGCTACGAATGCGGTTTTGGATGTGGCTGAGTGCAAGAGGACTGCTTCGTCCGGGCATGCGGGCTTGGCGCGGGCGCTTGATCCGTCCCACACTTTGGCGGACGGCGACACCGTTTTCGCCCTGGCGACTGGCGCCGTCGCCCTTGACCGAAGCAGCGAACAGGCGCGGCAGGTATCGCTGATTACCCTGCAAAGCGCGGCGGCCGAAGCGGTCCGCTTGGCCATCCTGGACGGTGTGGAGGCGGCCGAAAGCATAACGACGGCGGTGGGCAGCTTCCCTGCCTTTCGACCTGCGGGGGAGTGA
- a CDS encoding carbohydrate ABC transporter permease, with protein MSSAAPVQARPRWSGRSRKDFVVFLAMALPNLLLIGTFTYWPLINNIYYSTLDWTLGSAKATVVGMQNYVTFFTSEDAPKVLGTTATFTVLTVGGSMILGLLVALALNSKVRGTTFARSAVFAPYVLSGVGVGLVWLFIFDPGYGVLAWILRGLGQQSPQWINDPQLSLVMVIIVYVWKNLGYCAVVFLAGLQSLPRDVMEAAALDGANSVRRFFYISLPLLSPTTFFLLITTMLSSLQAFDLIRIMTPLGNGTSTLIYEAYLQAFGAYNRAGYSAAISVILFAILLIITVLQLRFVERKVHYS; from the coding sequence ATGAGCAGCGCCGCGCCCGTTCAGGCACGGCCGCGCTGGTCCGGCCGGAGCCGCAAGGATTTCGTGGTGTTCCTGGCCATGGCCTTGCCAAACCTGCTGTTGATCGGAACCTTCACCTATTGGCCCCTGATCAACAACATCTACTACTCCACGCTGGACTGGACCCTTGGGTCAGCCAAGGCCACGGTGGTGGGGATGCAGAACTACGTCACGTTCTTCACCAGCGAGGATGCTCCCAAGGTCCTGGGAACCACGGCAACCTTTACTGTGCTGACGGTAGGCGGCTCCATGATCCTGGGCTTGCTGGTCGCCTTGGCCTTGAACTCAAAAGTCCGGGGCACCACTTTCGCCCGCTCTGCGGTGTTCGCGCCCTATGTGTTGTCAGGCGTCGGCGTCGGCTTGGTGTGGTTGTTCATCTTCGATCCCGGGTACGGAGTCCTCGCCTGGATTCTCCGGGGCCTGGGCCAACAGAGCCCGCAGTGGATCAACGACCCCCAACTCTCACTGGTGATGGTGATCATCGTCTACGTGTGGAAGAACCTGGGCTACTGCGCCGTGGTCTTCCTGGCGGGGCTGCAGTCCCTTCCCCGCGATGTGATGGAGGCTGCCGCATTGGACGGGGCCAACAGTGTCCGGCGTTTCTTCTACATCTCACTGCCGCTGCTGTCCCCCACCACGTTCTTCCTTCTGATCACCACCATGCTCAGCTCCTTGCAGGCCTTCGACCTCATCCGCATCATGACACCGCTGGGCAACGGCACCAGCACCCTGATCTACGAGGCCTACCTTCAAGCCTTCGGTGCGTACAACAGGGCCGGCTACTCGGCCGCGATTTCGGTGATCCTCTTCGCCATCCTGCTGATCATCACCGTCCTCCAACTGCGGTTCGTAGAGCGAAAGGTCCACTACTCATGA
- the map gene encoding type I methionyl aminopeptidase, translating to MAFGQPRIEYKSNEQMRTMHQAGLVLSRALDAAVAAAKPGVTTKDLDDVFAAVLNDAGAKSNFLGYHGFPATICTSVNEEVVHGIPGGRVLQDGDIISIDGGCIVDGWHSDSARTVIVGTADPEDQRLSDVTEAAMWRGIAALAKGKFVGDIGNAIDDYVSSVPGKPLGILEDYVGHGIGSEMHMAPDVLNYRTSHRGPKIRPGLCLAIEPMLVRGDIETATLDDDWTVVTTDGKRSCQWEHSVAVHEKGIWVLSAPDGGAAQLAPLGVVPVPIP from the coding sequence ATGGCGTTCGGTCAGCCCCGCATTGAATACAAGAGCAACGAGCAGATGCGCACCATGCACCAGGCCGGGCTTGTCCTGAGCAGGGCACTGGATGCTGCCGTTGCCGCTGCCAAGCCCGGAGTCACCACCAAGGACCTGGACGACGTCTTTGCCGCCGTGCTCAACGACGCCGGTGCCAAGTCCAACTTCCTCGGGTACCACGGCTTCCCGGCCACGATCTGCACCTCCGTGAACGAGGAAGTGGTCCACGGCATCCCCGGCGGGCGCGTTCTCCAGGACGGCGACATCATCTCCATCGACGGTGGCTGCATCGTTGATGGCTGGCACTCCGACTCGGCACGGACGGTCATCGTGGGCACCGCGGACCCTGAAGACCAGCGCCTCTCGGACGTCACCGAAGCAGCCATGTGGCGTGGTATCGCGGCGCTGGCCAAGGGTAAGTTCGTAGGCGACATCGGGAACGCAATCGATGACTACGTCTCGTCTGTCCCCGGCAAGCCCCTTGGCATCCTGGAGGACTACGTCGGCCATGGCATCGGTTCCGAGATGCACATGGCACCGGATGTCCTGAACTACAGGACCAGCCACCGTGGTCCCAAGATCCGTCCCGGGCTTTGCCTTGCCATCGAGCCCATGCTGGTTCGCGGTGACATCGAAACCGCCACGCTGGACGACGACTGGACCGTCGTCACCACAGACGGCAAGCGTTCCTGCCAGTGGGAGCATTCGGTAGCTGTCCACGAAAAGGGCATCTGGGTACTGTCCGCCCCCGATGGAGGCGCCGCACAATTGGCGCCCCTCGGCGTCGTTCCTGTCCCGATCCCGTAG
- a CDS encoding glycosyltransferase family 2 protein yields the protein MSTLEPDTGLTSTGPARELCIAMPMLNEEKLVRQSLESLAAQSFRDFTVVVVDNGSTDSSCGIVAAFAAEHPDMDIRLLHDAEKGTGAAADTGMRFGVEHGARWLARTDTDCLAAPNWTARIMAAFDDGLELVAGQLIPREDEGITRRERLMMLLAVEVASFFGKVRPGNKGEGYLGPYQMLPGCNMAITAEMYHRSGGFPRTRIEDLHEDRALSNRVRKLTRRYALRRDVVVFGSSRRVKAWGLKNTLAWYADHRYRPEHVDIR from the coding sequence GTGAGCACGTTGGAGCCGGACACGGGGCTGACAAGCACAGGTCCTGCACGCGAACTGTGCATCGCCATGCCGATGCTTAATGAAGAGAAGCTTGTGCGGCAATCGCTGGAATCCCTGGCTGCACAGTCGTTCCGGGACTTCACTGTGGTGGTAGTGGACAACGGATCTACGGACAGCAGTTGTGGCATCGTGGCTGCCTTTGCCGCGGAGCATCCGGACATGGACATCAGGTTGCTGCACGATGCCGAAAAGGGCACGGGCGCGGCAGCTGATACCGGCATGCGTTTTGGCGTCGAGCACGGGGCACGGTGGTTGGCGCGTACAGATACCGATTGCCTGGCTGCTCCCAACTGGACGGCGCGGATCATGGCCGCGTTCGATGACGGGCTGGAGCTGGTGGCCGGCCAACTGATTCCCCGCGAAGACGAGGGAATCACGCGCCGCGAACGTCTCATGATGTTGCTCGCTGTTGAGGTGGCTTCCTTCTTCGGCAAGGTCCGACCCGGCAACAAAGGGGAGGGGTACCTTGGCCCTTACCAGATGCTTCCGGGGTGCAATATGGCCATCACAGCGGAGATGTACCACCGCTCGGGTGGTTTTCCAAGGACCAGGATCGAGGACCTCCACGAGGACCGGGCGTTGTCCAACCGGGTGCGGAAGCTGACGCGGAGGTACGCGTTGCGACGCGACGTAGTGGTGTTCGGATCCTCCCGCCGGGTCAAGGCGTGGGGACTGAAGAACACGCTGGCCTGGTATGCGGACCATAGGTACCGTCCCGAACACGTGGACATCCGGTGA
- a CDS encoding class I adenylate-forming enzyme family protein produces MPEEVPARSIPTADLISAVYAAAERVPERPAITAPGKRPPRWTRQRNDGVRPGRTITYRGLVAGIEATARRLQDDGFGSGERMLFSVRPSPEAFILALGVVRAGGSVVFIDPGIGPALFRDRAELAAPRWAASESLLYALSAKGPLRPIARRRGLLLPDYGAMDVRHYYSGPWLPGVPRGASPVKALAAPAHRDVRTGDAEVTEQEAVIIFTSGTTGSPKGVVHTRGSLAAGFEQLSTRCTFGEGDRIHSEQLMMGLPALIAGAHWTMPGYGFSAHIDPLRLAAELGPASGHGTAYDAATHLFLVPSQLAPILDAVEEGSVQLPGTLQTIMLGAAPILAPFLERAVKLLPDVEFKLIYGMTEVLPIAIADGREKLAFASGTEAEFRAPDGSGEGDFLGEPLPAVGIRVAADHELFASGPNMCHGYLGQDRMVEHATGDLVRLDHGGTGAPRLVMIGRKKDMIIRGKTNIYPALYEPLVAALRGVRQAVMVGVPDSIGDEAVWLAVVGGPDEPAHALKARLGRELPKIIDESALPDHIEVLDALPASGRHRKPDRVALREMFAARHVPRAET; encoded by the coding sequence ATGCCTGAGGAAGTGCCTGCCCGCTCAATCCCCACTGCGGACTTGATCAGCGCCGTGTATGCCGCCGCTGAACGCGTCCCCGAGCGTCCCGCCATCACGGCACCAGGAAAGAGGCCGCCGCGCTGGACCCGGCAAAGGAACGACGGCGTACGGCCAGGTCGTACCATCACGTACCGCGGGTTGGTGGCTGGCATCGAGGCAACCGCCCGGCGGCTGCAGGATGACGGATTCGGCTCAGGGGAGCGAATGCTCTTTTCCGTCCGCCCCAGCCCGGAAGCCTTCATTCTGGCCCTGGGCGTGGTGCGGGCCGGTGGTTCCGTCGTCTTTATCGACCCCGGAATCGGGCCTGCTCTCTTTCGGGACCGTGCGGAGCTTGCCGCGCCGCGCTGGGCTGCCTCCGAGTCCCTCCTGTATGCCCTCAGTGCCAAGGGCCCGCTCCGCCCGATCGCACGCAGACGGGGGCTCCTCCTCCCCGACTACGGAGCGATGGACGTCCGGCACTACTACTCCGGGCCATGGTTGCCGGGCGTGCCCCGCGGTGCTTCGCCTGTCAAGGCACTAGCGGCCCCTGCGCACCGGGACGTGAGGACCGGTGACGCTGAGGTGACCGAACAGGAAGCGGTCATCATCTTCACCTCGGGCACCACCGGCTCACCCAAAGGCGTGGTCCACACCCGGGGTTCGCTCGCGGCGGGTTTCGAACAGTTGTCCACCCGGTGCACCTTCGGGGAGGGTGACCGCATCCACTCCGAGCAGCTCATGATGGGCCTGCCGGCCTTGATCGCCGGTGCTCACTGGACCATGCCCGGTTACGGCTTCTCTGCGCACATCGATCCGCTGAGGCTGGCAGCAGAGTTGGGTCCTGCGTCCGGTCACGGCACAGCTTACGACGCCGCCACGCACCTCTTCCTGGTTCCCTCACAGCTGGCGCCCATCCTGGACGCCGTCGAAGAGGGCTCCGTGCAGCTTCCCGGAACGCTGCAGACAATAATGCTCGGGGCCGCGCCAATTCTTGCGCCATTCCTGGAAAGGGCGGTCAAGCTCCTGCCGGATGTGGAGTTCAAACTGATCTACGGAATGACAGAGGTATTGCCCATCGCCATCGCAGACGGGCGGGAGAAGCTGGCCTTCGCCTCCGGGACCGAGGCGGAGTTCAGGGCTCCCGACGGCAGTGGAGAAGGCGACTTCCTCGGCGAGCCGCTGCCCGCCGTCGGAATCCGGGTAGCCGCAGACCACGAGCTGTTCGCCAGCGGTCCGAACATGTGCCACGGCTACCTCGGCCAGGACCGCATGGTGGAACACGCCACCGGCGACCTCGTGCGGCTGGACCATGGCGGAACGGGGGCGCCCCGCTTGGTCATGATCGGACGCAAGAAGGACATGATCATCAGGGGCAAGACCAACATTTATCCGGCGTTGTACGAGCCATTGGTCGCGGCGCTACGCGGTGTGCGGCAGGCCGTGATGGTGGGTGTTCCGGACAGCATCGGCGACGAGGCCGTTTGGCTGGCCGTCGTCGGCGGTCCTGATGAGCCCGCCCATGCCCTCAAGGCCCGCTTGGGCAGGGAACTTCCCAAGATCATCGACGAGTCAGCGCTGCCGGACCACATCGAAGTCCTTGATGCTCTTCCTGCCTCGGGAAGGCACCGCAAACCTGACCGGGTGGCGTTGCGGGAGATGTTCGCTGCCCGCCACGTCCCAAGGGCGGAAACGTGA
- a CDS encoding NAD-dependent epimerase/dehydratase family protein yields the protein MRIAVTGATGFIGGAVASGAEARGWEVVRYARRPGEGLRYWDLAGLPPARHPVVDAVVHAGAHVADWGDAALFHRTNVLGTRAVAEAFADTRLVHISSSSVYPWWQPCMDRAEDEVASRHLNAYGRSKALADVEARRHSNAVALRPHAVYGPGDRTLLPRLVGNITAGRLISVGNPRVKHQLTHVDNLVRAVLAACQSTVQGAVNVGDAEPVELGNVLRQVLDVSGHSGVPIAYLPELAAMALAAVSESVSRVSGRAPKVTRYAVSQVGKQRTYRLDRLRHELGIEPISTTVSDAGKWLEHGA from the coding sequence GTGAGAATCGCAGTCACCGGTGCAACGGGGTTCATCGGTGGAGCGGTGGCCAGTGGTGCCGAAGCCCGTGGATGGGAGGTGGTGCGCTATGCCCGCCGACCGGGGGAGGGATTGCGCTATTGGGATTTGGCCGGGCTGCCGCCCGCCCGGCATCCGGTCGTGGATGCGGTGGTCCACGCCGGCGCCCACGTAGCTGATTGGGGAGACGCGGCACTCTTTCACCGGACAAACGTGTTGGGAACCAGGGCAGTTGCGGAGGCCTTCGCCGACACACGACTGGTACACATCTCAAGTTCCAGCGTCTATCCCTGGTGGCAACCATGCATGGACCGCGCCGAGGACGAGGTGGCTTCACGGCACCTGAATGCCTACGGCCGCAGCAAGGCGCTCGCCGATGTGGAAGCGAGGAGGCACTCCAACGCGGTCGCCCTGCGCCCGCATGCTGTATACGGTCCGGGGGATCGAACGCTCCTTCCCCGCCTGGTTGGCAACATCACCGCCGGACGGCTGATCAGCGTGGGAAACCCTCGGGTGAAACACCAGCTGACGCATGTGGACAACCTCGTCCGTGCTGTTCTCGCCGCTTGCCAGTCCACTGTCCAGGGCGCCGTTAATGTCGGAGATGCCGAACCCGTGGAACTGGGGAACGTCCTGCGGCAGGTCCTGGACGTCTCAGGCCATTCCGGTGTCCCCATCGCCTACCTTCCCGAGCTTGCGGCGATGGCGCTCGCAGCGGTTTCGGAGTCAGTTTCCCGGGTCAGCGGCCGCGCTCCGAAGGTCACCCGCTACGCAGTCAGCCAAGTGGGGAAACAGCGAACCTATCGCTTGGACCGGCTGCGCCACGAGCTGGGAATCGAGCCAATTTCGACCACGGTCTCCGATGCGGGAAAATGGTTGGAGCACGGGGCCTGA
- the infA gene encoding translation initiation factor IF-1, with protein MAKKDGVIEIEGVVTEALPNAMFRVELTNKHIVLAHISGKMRQHYIRILPEDRVVVELSPYDLTRGRIVYRYK; from the coding sequence ATGGCCAAGAAGGACGGGGTCATTGAGATCGAGGGCGTTGTGACTGAGGCTCTGCCCAATGCGATGTTTCGTGTTGAGCTCACCAACAAGCACATCGTTCTCGCACACATCTCTGGGAAGATGCGTCAGCACTACATCAGGATTCTCCCAGAGGACCGGGTAGTGGTGGAGCTGAGCCCATACGACCTCACACGTGGTCGTATCGTCTACCGCTACAAGTAA